aatgatattcaatgaattTGTATGAACAGAAAAACAATAGCAAAAACTTGAAATTATCATCAAAAGGTTGATACATGGACAATCAAAATAATTCGCTACAACTGGAATTGAATTTGATGAATCctcaactgttttttttttttttgggggggggtgttgttgtttgttgggttttttgcCTCATTTGTACATATATGTAGCTTGGTCAGAATGATAATGTGTTGTGCTGACATGCTACGGATCTAAAGCTGCAGTATTGTATCTTCCAACCAGGCATGTCATCAAAATAATCCCATTTATGCAATGTTGCAACTCACATGTGACTTTACACGTATAAACATTGGTCTCTACACAATTTCTGCTGACTGGACTATAATAACACACTACTTTGTCACATTGGGGCTGCCTGGTGTTCATTGAGGCAACGTTCTGGAAATTGTGTGTTCAGTCTGCACTTGACATACATTCACCTTCATTTTCAGAGAAATGAGAATTAAAATTGTGGAATAAACATGAGATTCTTTTTAGGTTGCTGTTAATGGAAAGTAATGCCTTCTCAACACTGTTGAGGAAATACCAAGGTTTCTTTTCTATGCAGTATTAAACATGAAGATAATCCAACAGTAATCTAATGATTGTTATGCttgccatgtacatgtatttcctttccTATCATTATGAATAGGTTGACTCAGtatgaacaaagaaatgttTGCTCCTTTTACATCACCCATAAATATGGAATAAATAGTATGAAaatttacacaaatatatatctCTGATTTGATTCGCGATAAAAAGGTACCGAATGCATCAAGAACTTAGTCCACAGTGCCAGACTACAGTGTTTGAGTTGCAGTCAACCGCCACGCTCAGAGACCTGACTCCTGAAAAACTTGCATCACTGCTGAAAACACCTGTGCACAGACAGAGACAGATTATTGAAACAAAACATAGAtatttaatacaatgtatttctggACCACTCAAATCATGGCAAAAAGTGCATTCTTTCAGTATTCATGTAGATTATTCCTTCTGATCTGCATTCATTACTAAGAAATTCataatacatgtagctacatatttcatattaaatTTGTCTGTTCATGACAATCCTTTGCACTTGAAAATTCTCTGCTGTTGCCATTGGAACAAGATTCCATATGTGATTTGGTGCTACAAAATTGCTTACTATGTGAGATACACATGGCATATATGCatactgaggaagtagttatgGAATAAGATTTTGCAATGGTCCATCACACTGACCAAGAAGCTGACTCCTATTTACCTCCTGACTTTATTTGGTTGGGTGTACCACACCCTCGGAAAAAGTaacaatcatatatatatatatatatatatatatatatatatatatatataaataaggcgttggcgttccatgccaaagacccgggttcgagtcccggcggagaccaatttttcaactcttgcgcttttccgaaaaggaggaacagtaagaggaataatgatgtcaaagctacgcaccgatttctccttcctttctcatatctcacatatgcAAAATTATCCAGGAGAGGCCAAAAAGCTGTTGTAGTGGTGACTTCTTTCACAAAAACATTATCCCAATTCACCGCTACGTGAATCTCATTAGAAGATCCAGCTGAGGCACGCGGCTGGTTATTATTCATAACTCTCTGCCCCAAAAAGGAACGTGTGCATAAAGTCAAAGAGTTGAAAGGTTGGTCCGTCGGGTATTCGATCTTGGGTCTGCCTGAACcgctatgacgtctccgtggccgagcggttaaggcgttggcgttccatgccaaagacccgggttcgagtcccggcggagaccaatttttcaactcttgcgcttttccgaaaaggaggaacagtaagaggaataatgatgtcaaagctacgcaccgatttctccttcctttctcatatctcacatatatatatataaatatatatatatatatatatatatacatatatatatatattgatatatatgtacatatatgtacataatatattgaTATATCCTCCCTTATCTATCTTCAACACTATCCCTCTGACTCAGCTACGTACTAGAGGTATTAAAATCAGCAAAATGCCTATAACTGGCTGAAACGACACAAAGTTACAAAAGTATTCATGGCGTACTAATAAGGTTGCGGGAAAACTAAAATCTGAAATTGTAGAATAATTACTTACATTGTCGGGGCCCTCCTCTGCGTTGATTTTCCTAACTTTACCCTGAGCGTCATAGTGGTCAATGATTGGTTTGGTCTGATTCCAGTATGTTACAAATCTGAAGTCATAAAACAAAAAGCTTGTGCTTAAAATCTAGAAAAGTCATGACATTGGGACACTGCACCATTATTTCTAACAAAGATGTAACGCCCTGGGTAACAGCAACAAATTACAGAACACAAGTTTCTATGTTCTTGGTTGTGTACCGATtaccagtatatatatatatataatttttttttttttttttttttgggggggggggttcaaccTGACAATGTTGAAGTGAAGACAGCTTCTGTATTAAAGTTTATTACCACATTTCATCTGATGATATCTCAATTAAATTCCAACTGAAAAGACCAAGGTTTGAATTACTTTTTCTGATGATGTGTCAGAATTAATTTTCAGTTGACCTTTTATCTTGACAACATATCTAAGTATTACCTCCAGCCCTATTGACTCCGCCATATTCTCACATGTAAAATCACTGAAGGAGCAGAAAGCTTGGGACTTATATTTATACCATGTTTCCCGATGGCCACAGCAATCACATTTCAGACAAATGCGAACAGACCAGATGCCATAAGAATAGCATCTGATAGCTACATGTTCACTGGAGCAAGGTCACGACTAGaatatggagggggggggggggggggggaaaagAGACAGAGAATATCCCACATACCAACGGCACACTACGTTATGGGCAAAAGGGCCTGCAATAGCCACCAAGAATGCTGTGTAAACATAGCATAATAATCTGTGTCTAGGTTAACATAAACTTACAATGCAGTTGAAGAAAACATCCTATAGTATGTATATTACACATGCATTTGTGCTGGGTTTCACTTGTTGAGTGAGTCAGTTTTGCCAACAGATGCACTTAATTTCCTGAGTACTGTAaatgtggatattttcgcacaagTAATTCTATGCGCTGGGCAGAGTAAAATGAATTTCACACATtcttaattctgcagaatcaagacatttaATAGTGGTATctataacaagcaaaaataattGCATGCTTTTAGTTTTGCACCagcttctggttgcgtgaaatgcaaaaaaaaaaaaaaaaatgtcatcatctcaaaaatttccacttttacaggatCACATTATGTGGCTAAGACAGTGGTAATCTGTTCAAACCTAAGAGGGGGCTTACCTCTTTTCTAAGCTCTCAACATTGTCATCTGAACGGCCGCTTGTCTTGCCTCTCTCGAGAATTCTGTTTACACATGTCTTTGGTTGGAAAATAAGATATTGATTGGACATTACTGCGATACAGGAATCTTGTGATATCGGCGCATAACTCCTTGCATGCTTACAACACTTTAAGGAAACGCAATCCCTTTAAGGTGCAGTTACTGCATATGAACaaatgaacacacaaacaaagaaactagCATTAGATTTCCTGAGTGGGTTTGTGCATACCATACAAATATGACTACACCTGGAAAGCCACTATATATTTACAATCAAATTTCACACCTTACAAAACTGTTGAGCCTTAAAGTGAAGGGTAAATTTCTACATGAATGTTGTGTCCCAAATGGAAATCTAgtgatctttttcttttttttaaacaaacaatATCCTTACAAACATATAAAATGTGTGACTTTGATCACATttatgctttgagaaaacatttggAGTTTTAAGATTTTATTACTTTTCAATATCTTTCATTTGGTTTTCTAAATTCCACAGAATTTATCGAAGTAATTGATTATGGAGTATATTTTGCTTTGTCAAAAATTTGCCAGAAACATAAATttgcatgaagaaaaaaagtgatgcTGTTGTGAGTAAGTGCAGGTACACTGTAGTAATAGCAATGAATGGTACGGAACATGACTATGTCTAATGTTCAGCTCGTGTTACAGGAGGATGATGACACAGctggaatatgaataaaaatgatCAGAGGATCTTTTTAGAGGTGGGGCTGAACaggatgcagaaaaaaaatgaagaaaaatgtttaAAGATGCATATTTTTGTGACATATCTAGTGATTTGGTTTTGTACAGACTAAAAGGTATCAATGGAGGTCAAAATACATTTGGATTGCAAGGGCCTTCACATTGTAAGTTCCTGAGCGGCCACAAAAAGAaagcctttttggaaatttggtggcctgacatcAATTTTTACTGGCTCTGGGCCACTGCAAATGTCAAGTCCCCATGAGACTGAAATATCCTTCAGCAAATATAGCTTTAGTGACACTGGATTTGTGTGCTTATGCAGTTCCACATCAGCAAATATTATACTCATTTCCTGTGAtcttgtgtgtgtcttttttttccaaattggCTAATGCAACAGCTGTGTTTGAATAAGTTTTTGTCCAAATACGTTTAATTGAATGGTTGGCAAAGCAATTGGTTTCATATGGTGCCAGTTTAAGGTTCCCCTGTCTCTGCACATTCTCACATGGTAATTGTAGAATAAACCCTCGTGTGAACACTTGCACACACTGCACatagcatacaatgtatactgctAGTAGCTTGTCTTAAACACAAGCTTTAAAGGTGCACTGCAGTTGaatatacattttcatttgccacATTTCCACAATGGGTCTGGACATGTAAAACtttgaaatacacaaaattaGATTTTACTAGGCCAAGAGGGAAAGGTGAATTCCATGAAAAAGTTTTACTCTGCAGTTTCACGTTGAAATGGTCAGCCATTCAGGCTTGAACTCGAACATTATGAACACATGTGGTGTGTCATCACATTACTTGTATAAAGTAGGAGatcataaaaggaagaaaaatgcatATAAAGCCAACTTCGGCAATATTACCTTCAGTTTCCTaattttgaattctttttaaaaatatttcccTTATAATCAAGTAGGGCAAATTATATCCCTTTTAGGTTTAGCATCTGACAAATCATATCTAcccaaaactgaaaaaaaaaaaaattccagacATTATGTATGGCCCTTGTGATGACGCATCATTTATGCGTGGCTTCGAAGGTCATAACTTTCCTATTACATATTCAACATATGTAAGCCTGTCGACACTGCATATAGAATTGTATCTTGAGAGATGGTGACaatcatcacacacacaaaagaaaacgaaaaacaGGAGTATTGTAAGATGACACTTTACTTACATCCTTTGAGCAATCAAAAAATAAGACAAACTTGAAGTCCACTTTGTCTGTCATTCTGTTGTTCCAGCCTGAGAGGTTGTCTTCATTCCTGGGAAATCCATCGATGAGAAACTTCTTTGTTGCGCTCTGGGTCATGCTCTGcaagagaaatacatgtataacattgATTGCACTGCCATCCAATGTGGGGATATTGGTACATACCTTTCAGCTTGAAGGGCACATTATTTCTGCAGTTTGTTCTGTGGCTATTTCGCTATATCTGTTCATGGAGGTGTTACTTAAATACTTCTGGTACACAAATTGGATTGTacaaaattttcaaatataCATTGCCCTCTTTGGttacctcacaaaaaaaaaactatggaTTCCAGCTACTAGATTGTAGGATTTTGAATAAAtctcttgaatttcaagagtatcatatttactgtaaaacgagatatattcgcggcacgaaattttcgcgaattggagccgacagcctttttcgtggcatgaaattttcgcgaatctcggcgctcgcgaaattcgcgaaattaaaatgcatgcgaacattcctcgttttacagtatagggTGAAAATGACCAAAATGTACAAACATATTCAGTCAATGTTACTTCCATCTTTAATACCATGTTAACAACAGCAGGTATTCATCAATGAGCAACTACACAACCAAACCATGTGCTCAACACTACCAACAACAAGTCTTTGCTGATTTCAAACTGATTGCAAATCTAGCCGGTTGTGCACCAGGGAAGTACTTCAAAGACTTTATCTGGACCGACAAAAGTAAACCAAACCATTAACATGTTTGGAGTGACTTGTACCAGTAAAAATGGCTATCATCGGAAGACTATTCTACTTTGATATTGCACATACACCAAATACATCTAGTGACAGAGACATGATAAGGAAAGCTTTGCAGAATGGACTGCATTGTCaatttttctgttcatttcagTAATACATCCAAACATGAGGTAAACATCTTCAGAGAGGAAACCActgaaatatatattatgttttctaTCCCTTCATCAAAGGAGAAGTATTGATGTGAAAAGTGAATAGATTGGCTACAACCATCTCTCTCCCGATGGCTACAAAGCGTACTCACTTCATCAAATCAATCAACCAACTAAAATTTGCAATGAATTAGTGGTACAGTTTGTTTCTCTGCaagaaattcaaaagcaaatgtGAAGTATCATGGTACTTAACATCTCGAGCTACTTAGTAGTGCATTGCACAACCCACTGTATTATTGCTTACACATAAAAATGGTATTATACCAATAGATATTTCATTGATTAGACTTTAGGTCAGCAGGAGGCTGTGTCTAAGTCCCGATGAGGATCCTTTGAAATATGTATTGATATCTCACTTCTACTTTGGCCTCAATTCAATCAACCTTCTCTTCATTTCTTGCCTCAATGTACAAGTGTGTAATTTGCAACACTAAGGCACAGTGCATCCAAATGTAAATTGGTGATTCAGAGAATTTGACTCCCCCACACACGTTGACAAAAATTGTGGTATATTAATGCACATTGAACCTGCTTCTTTATGACATCTCTTAAATTTGTCCCTatagataacaaaaaaaaaaaagagtaaaattctTGATAACTGTTTGAATTACCCTTTCAAGCAAACTGAGTGTAATCTCCACAGGAACTATCTGGCCATTCTTGATGTGGTTTTCAATGAGTTCACCATCTGCTGATCCACTTTTCCTTTCCTCTCGGAGCAAGTCTCCAGCTGATAGGTGAACGAAGCcatatttctgtggaaaagaTGATAAGTTGTAATCAAAGTAATAGACTCAGAAAAAacagacattttcatgaaatgtgagCAAAGTACGTGTTTCATGGCGTGCAACAGCAGAAACTCAACACTGTTTGGTTATTTGTCAGTTCACAGATACAAAGTTCTTCTTTGATAATACATCCGTACTGAAACCTGCTGTACAACTATACCTGCATTGCTGGGTTAAATTCAGCTTCAGGTAAAACTAAACTGGGCATGTGGCACAATGTAAATAGACATTGTACGGGAACAATACAACTGCACTTTCAAAAACCCTTTTTAATGCTATGGTGACAGAGTACAATACAGATACAACATTATCAATGTAAAATACATGATATTCATATATACCTGTACATCACCTTCGgttggcaaaaacaaaacaaaacaaaaatgaggaTAAGAGTATCACTGTAAAATACACAATTCAATACTTACATGTACTTTTGCATTTAATGTCATTACATGCATAAGGTGTTGCAAGTTTTCACTTTGTAAGCACTATGTCATCATTATGATTTAATACTGGCTATCCATGTCATGAGCTTGTATGCACCAACATACAGATAACCTGACCTTACTGGAGCTGATGAACTTTAAATGAATTTActgacatttctttttcctaATTCTTtgcaggtgttttttttttttttgggggggggggagggggcacaagACAACAGGCATGTGACTAATTTTAGACACTCCTCAGGTGAGAAATGACCAATGACAAAGgcaattgattttcttttgctTCAACACTACTCTTTAAAAGTTTGTAAAAAAGTATATCTAGTGGGGTCTTATGAGCTGATTTTCTTTGAATTCAAGTGGACACTGCAATCAGAACTCTCAAACAGCTTCTGCTTACCCTCATCATTTGTATTAATGTGCAATATTAATGCTCTGTGTTTTTGGACCCTGCTGTGTATATAAGAGGATTTTCACTGCTATGACAGTCTTATTCTCACCTCAACAATCTTCTGGCACTGGGTCCCCTTTCCAGCTCCTGGTCCACCCAGCACAAAGACCACTAAAGGTTTGACACTAGCCATGACATCCGACCTCACACCAACAGCTGGAGACTGGACAGCCTAATATTGAATAGAGAATGTGAAGGTAGATTTATTATAGCTGTAcacaagtggaaaaaaaaaagtcaattacatgtacatgtacattatacatggaagacaaaatagaaacaaatgATCTCACGAGAGAAAGATAATGCAGTGAAGTAAGAACACGAATCATCAATCTACCGTACAGCATGATATATCTGATCAGtgatacatttcatatttcatctctAGAATCTTTCAAAATCTGCCTGAAGGCACACAATCATGCTCTGtctgttttttgctttgttttgtttttgtttgtttttttggggggggaggggttctcAAGTTGTGTATCTCACAGCACCACATCTAACAAGGTGGAGTTAGCACATTATGCCATCATCATTACTACCTTCGTTATCAAATCATCATTATGACCATTATCACTCCAGACACAAAGTgcagaaggaaaataaaaagagctgTAGTATGAGCTACAGCTGTACCTTTGATACACACTCTAAGTATACGAGGAGATACAGTCACAGGTACTGCTTTTTAAATGCAAGAAAATTTCCTCAAAAGAAACATTCTCGCACAATGAAAGAAAGCACCTCTTCCAGTCAGAGTGAGTCACTGTAAGTAGACAGACTACACTAGTGTACACCacaatcatacaatgtacaatgttcaaAGTGTCCAATTATAGAAAGCCCCGTTTTAACAGAGTATTGTTACTGCAACAACATGCGGGTAGAATCCGGGTAACTTTTTTTACCCTGCCTTTAAAAACGGTCCTTGTGAAATGATGCTCGGACGCTGTTGGGTTacttttgccaaattctacccTAGCCAGAGCTAGGGTAATTGCCACGACATTACCAGGGTCAAATAACATTCCTTTACACTCACCAAGTGACACACCATGCGTCAATCATGGGCATGGATTGTGCAAATCACCAATCTCCATGTAGTGGAGATCAGTGATCTAACCATGTTTTGTAAACTGACACGCAACACTGGCCAGCGCAGCCGCATCAGCCGACACACCCCCCTTCTTTATAATGAAAACCTACCCagagaaggttttctttgtgtcCACTCACTCTCTCCCACAGTTTTATTGCCTGAGGCAAGGAATTTTGTACTCATgacattagttacgttcagacaacaggccctaacctcgaggttaggaaaccttgAGGCTAAGCTCTTGCCCCCAAACTACGACGTGCGGTCCACACAACGAATCTTAACCTCAAGGttacaaaacctcgaggttaagctccTGCCCCTTTGAGTACCGGTacgttgatttttgtgtccacacggtgcttaactacaagtgggaccccccgcggctcatggttagagcgctaaccataagatttctcgtggctcttaacatcgagctaacctcgaagttagctaactacgagtgcgtcttcacggtccctaactacaagctctaagcTCAAGGttaaggcttgtcgtctgaacgtaactattgtcTTTGTAAGGTCTGTTAAAATGTTGCCTTAGATAACTCAAATAGCAAGCCATGTCAGATCTGTTGTCACCTACGACACATATAAAATCTATTGTAAAGGTAGTTGGAACCCACTATAAACTCAATGAAGGTTTGTTTCAGCAGCAGAATGACTATAAACTGTTTTATATTGCTAAAGAGTGATGACACAGGGTATCCTCCCATGTCTAAAAGCTTTAATACAgaagcatcccccccccccccacacacacacacaagtacacacacaatgccattatgaacaaaattaatgcaCATTATTTGCTATGACCTATAGAAATGCTTCTTTCAAGGTACAATCATGGAGGTTGGGTAGTGTACCCTCTTGGTACTAAGGGATAGTGTTAACAATCAGGAATAATAACAATGTATGTTTTGATGACGAGGAAGTACCAGTATCATAAATCCTACGATGTAGTTGATACACAGTTCTACTGTAAATCAAAACCTTGTTTGCTTGCAAATTCAAAGTGAAAATCCTTCTTTTTATTAAGGCTTGGCTTCCTGTTTTTACAAACACTTTGGGTTTTAACACAGCTGTAGCAGGGCAATTACTGGCACTCATATGATCATATGATACACCACAGGAATGCACGAAACACTTTCATGACAACAGAACATAGAATTGTTCTATTGTCCGAATTGTCCATGCTAATCACACTCACAGCATGAGCAAGTTCTAGTAGCGGTACATAATGTATAGTATCCCACTTGTACAAATGAATACTGTTAtagatacatgtgcattgtactttcatttctgggcactttattgttccgcggaggaatatgtaaataaagagttcgacaagatgaccgacatcgaccaaacaccttgtttgagagtctgggtactttcggtggttatgatggttcatTAGGGCAAGTTAACCTCCGTAACAAATTGGGGGCACGTCACGAGAGTTCGGCAGGGTTTCTGCGGACTTAGGTGATTTGGTTGGGCTTGAAATGATCCCAagagtgttttttctttctcgcttgGCCGATTAATTTCGGTGAGAAGCGTGGTATAGCACTCTATGCTATTTCGTGGACATGAGCGAAACAGTTTACGTCGCGTAACTACGTATGTGGTTTGCATCGTGATTgttacagtgtactgtatgtaaagGTGTTACGATTTGAGAAAGCATGGTGCGTTCATGGTGtagtgtacgtgtgtgtgcacGGAGATCATGGACGCGGAACGatatgttatacattttgatgtaaatctgTCACCTTTCTGTGTTTGCGTGAGTGAAGCTCGCGGTCGTATTTCTTTCGGGATCGAAAGGGTTAATTTGGCACACGTGTAGTGTTGAGGACGGTTTAATCCGGTTATACGCTGCGTGTGTGTAGTGTCTGTGCGTGGAAACATTGGTCCCGTACGtggtggttcgtgtgtggttcaGCATACCggttattccacggtggtttgtaTGTGGTTCAGCATACAGGTTATTCCACGgttgttcgtgtgtggtttagcacacagGTTATTCCACAGTGGTTCATGTGTGGTTTACCATACGGGTTATGCAACGgttgttcgtgtgtggtttagcgggtgctgttcgttattccgaaggttcgatattcagaaggttcgttatttcgaaggttcgttaatccgaaacacgcaaattccctatacctagaggttcgttaatccgaaaat
This sequence is a window from Diadema setosum chromosome 13, eeDiaSeto1, whole genome shotgun sequence. Protein-coding genes within it:
- the LOC140236689 gene encoding UMP-CMP kinase-like isoform X4 — encoded protein: MASVKPLVVFVLGGPGAGKGTQCQKIVEKYGFVHLSAGDLLREERKSGSADGELIENHIKNGQIVPVEITLSLLERSMTQSATKKFLIDGFPRNEDNLSGWNNRMTDKVDFKFVLFFDCSKDTCVNRILERGKTSGRSDDNVESLEKRFVTYWNQTKPIIDHYDAQGKVRKINAEEGPDNVFSAVMQVFQESGL
- the LOC140236689 gene encoding UMP-CMP kinase-like isoform X1, whose protein sequence is MSLSDIEEPILMAVQSPAVGVRSDVMASVKPLVVFVLGGPGAGKGTQCQKIVEKYGFVHLSAGDLLREERKSGSADGELIENHIKNGQIVPVEITLSLLERSMTQSATKKFLIDGFPRNEDNLSGWNNRMTDKVDFKFVLFFDCSKDTCVNRILERGKTSGRSDDNVESLEKRFVTYWNQTKPIIDHYDAQGKVRKINAEEGPDNVFSAVMQVFQESGL
- the LOC140236689 gene encoding UMP-CMP kinase-like isoform X2 yields the protein MILRLFKGFASKAVQSPAVGVRSDVMASVKPLVVFVLGGPGAGKGTQCQKIVEKYGFVHLSAGDLLREERKSGSADGELIENHIKNGQIVPVEITLSLLERSMTQSATKKFLIDGFPRNEDNLSGWNNRMTDKVDFKFVLFFDCSKDTCVNRILERGKTSGRSDDNVESLEKRFVTYWNQTKPIIDHYDAQGKVRKINAEEGPDNVFSAVMQVFQESGL
- the LOC140236689 gene encoding UMP-CMP kinase-like isoform X3 encodes the protein MLPLKLKAVQSPAVGVRSDVMASVKPLVVFVLGGPGAGKGTQCQKIVEKYGFVHLSAGDLLREERKSGSADGELIENHIKNGQIVPVEITLSLLERSMTQSATKKFLIDGFPRNEDNLSGWNNRMTDKVDFKFVLFFDCSKDTCVNRILERGKTSGRSDDNVESLEKRFVTYWNQTKPIIDHYDAQGKVRKINAEEGPDNVFSAVMQVFQESGL